The nucleotide window TCATCACATAATGACTCAAGCAATTATACTGCACACGTCAGCCCAAACGATGGCCAATTAATTACAGGATCAGCCTTGACTTGGGGATGGACCAGTAACAGGTGAGTAGCAAATTGTCATAGGATGTTGATTCAACTTTGGCACATACAAAAGACTGGGGTTAAATGAGAAAATCTTTGAAGCACACTTATAGGGTCCACAATACACATAAAAAGATGTGGTTACTAAAGACATAATGCTGaagtaaaattaaatgaagatAATTTGTCAAAGGTGCTTATGCCTCCAGagaagcctttttttaaaaaaaaaggtcaaacaaaCCTTATATTCAAAGGCATTCACAACTGGGAAATTAATTTTCCATAAATTTAGTTCATGGACAATAAAAGGCTAAAACTGCACTTGGATGAGTGGCGGGGCAGATTGACAGGGAAACCCAAAAGCTTACACAATGCGCTTGAAGGAACTTCACTGTGGCCCTCATTTGCATTACCTGTCTGTGTCCAGTGCTACTAGTGGCTTCTCATCAGGGCTCTGGTCTAAGGAGGAGTAACCTTTATTGGGGACAACCAACCTGGAGCGAGACGACAGCGagagaaacaaaagaagaaagcagGAAGGAttgaggaagaaagagagaaagagcagatgagaaggaagaaaatgaagacaGGGTAGACAGACTGTTAGTCAAATGTGTGATTTAGCTCCACTCCAGCCAGTTGGGATTGTCTGCAATCAGATTCTAGGCTCAACTTGGATCAACATTCTCAAACCTTTGTCAACAATCTTGTCTCGGTGCTTGTCTAGACAAGGGatataaaacatacaaaggTATAAATGTATTCAGAAAAATTAAACACCATATTGAAATGCAGAACGTGTTGCATATTCCTTTCTGAATTGGCTGTTCCATCTCTTGAAATGTTGTCACTGCTGCTTGAATTATTCATGAGTGAATGTACAAGGTTAAAATCAGTTTTCCTGCTTAAGCTCAGCTTGTTGGGTTTCTCCACTGTAGTGTGGGTCTGAggaaacacaccacacactatTTGGAGTTTTGCGCCCAGCACAAAGCCTCAGCCTTAAGGATCCCTACCGAGGACCAGTGGGATTGGCCTTGCTGTACTTCAAAGGCTCGTTTGGCTAATTATGGCCCTGTGGCCTCTGAAtccagtcaaacacagaggtgATGAATAGCGGCAGATCTTAGCTTCAGGCAGAggtgctgatctgggatcaaTTCTGCTGTTTCACTGGTAATGATTACAGGATAGAATTGTAGTAGGgtctgaccccagatcagtgcCTGGGGGCAACTTTTGCCTGAAGCTGGAGTTTGCATCCTCCCAAATCCAGATGGGAGAACTGAGGCTAAATCTGCCTTTAACTGGAATAACTCCACTCTGATTAGCATTCATTCTAATGTGGTGAACAGGAGTCACGCCAATTAATTAACCTCCTTCTTCCATATTGTGATTTAGCCTATTTGCTAGGCTTTACTTCTAGTGACTGGGAGATTGAGGCTTCACAAACCCCATCATGTGTGCCATGAGCTGTCACTGACTGACTTGTATCAACCAATCGAATCATTTTGCAttatacagtaaaacacaatATAACTGGATTTAATCACTGATGCATGATAACTCCACCCATTTTGgaattcatgaagcctcactctcctctaGGGATTTGCTTCTCAGGTTTTAGAGTAGGTGGCTGTCCACACCAAATTATGGCTTTGATTCTCCCAAAGAGCACACCCTCCATCGCCCCTGATCTCACCGTGTCCTGGCCATGACGTTGTTCTTCTTGGGCTGCTGGTTGACTGGGCTGCCCACATTTCCGTTCTTCACAGACCCTTTCCTGGccagctctctctgtttctctgccaatcacaggaaatgacatcacattaaaCCCCGCCCCTCTGCACAGCCTCAGGTGTCTGGCAGAAATAGGCGGGTGTTATCTATGTCAGCAGAATTTGCATAGTGACTGCATAGATCCACCAACCTTTATATGATGTTGAGTGTCTCTCAGTAATTCTGCACAATTCTACGAGTCTGCTACTTGCCCATCCAGATAATATAGGGACCACTGGATCAGTATACTTACTGTGCAATTCTGATGCCATAACAGAGCTGGAATGCTTCCCAGTTTTGGATGTTCTTACAGAGTTTGGTTCAATGTGTTATCCAACGCAAAAGTACTACATTTTTGTGTATGACACCAAAAGCAGTCACACCAATATGATTTCTAGGGCATTAAAATGAGATATCAATAACAATTCTTCCCCAGAAATATACTTTTAGATAACTGTGACATGCTTTGATCTACtacaaatgaattattaaatgcaaaacaaattaaaaagcCTCTTTATTACATATTCATGTCTCTCCCCTCTTATTTCTGCTGGTTTTTACTTTGCCTTTGAAATCCCATTTGATCCTTCAATTCCCTGGGGCAGCACCACCCTCACAGAGGGATGGCCCGTTACTGGGGAGAGCGACGGTTAATAATGACAGTCCTGTGAACAGCAAAcattctgcattcatttttttttgctgaagaaCACTGCATGCTCAGGACCCCCACCTGAACTCAATTTTGGTTCGCATTCAATAACTGTTTCAAAGAAAAACTTTGAACTTTTCGAAACGTTTTCAAAGCAATTTGACACCGCCTCTGATTATGAAAGGTTTCATCTTGGAGTGAAggcagggcttttttttttgttcctgctcTGCGAGAGGGCGCATGCAGCAGTCAGGGCCTGGACCTCCTCTGGTGAAAGAAAACTGAACCGACCGAACgggctctctctttctttcgtCTCAAAGCCGAGCAGGGTTCACGCGTCTCGGGGGGGACGTGACTCTCCTTCCTTTTCATCATTAGTTCCCTTTGCCCTCTCAGAGCGGCGACTCCGGAGACCCTGCACACTTCAGGCTCCGTCTGCAGTCGTGTAATTACCGATCGAGGGCCTTCCTCTCGAGGGCAGAGAGAGCGCGGGCTTAAGGGAGAGAGAATAAATCGAGCTGCATGTGTGGAGAGGATATTCTTCTCCCCTCTGAAGAGAACTACGCAAAAAAATCCTCTGATTAGGCTGATAAGTGGTCAGCCTGACCCTCAATCAAGGCGACAGaactggagacagagagagagagagagagagagagagagagggagagagtgtgagagagagagcgagagagagagggagagagggagagagagagagagagagagagagagagagagagcgggagagagggagagagggagagagggagagagggagagagagagagatgggcaaAGAAGCCAGGAtgataacaatgaaaataaaaataaaatgcacaattaagAGATTGGCACTCAAATGGTGTGCGAAGCCAAAATAGTTACAGTGCATTAAAGTCCAACTGAACAGCTCAACAGAAACCAGGACTATGTACTATAAAGGGCTGCGATGTCTTCTGTTGTTGAAATCCCCATTCAAATGCGGCCGATAAAGTGCTGCTGGTGTAACTACAGACAGTGAATAGTTGATAGTAAAACGTTGTGTCTCTTggacactgaaaaacagaaaaccataCATGGGCCAGTTTGCATCTTTCAAAAACCCGGTACTCTAGGCAACTTCCTTCCTCCATAGCCCAATAAGTGGTTAATAAGGTGGGACCCCACATTATCTTTCACTAACAGATTATGGCACTGGTATTCTCGAGGCAATTCTAAAACTCTTCTGGAGGAATGTATGCTTTGCATCCCCCTCTGTCGCATAGAATAGCTACATATTCTACATAGTGTTGCTACTTACAGGGTTAAACTCTCAGTCTAGCTCTACCCAGAGGGTGCTGTCACTGTTGATGAATCCCTTTGCCAAAAGCATGTAGTAACACCTAAGACTGCAGTGTTCCTTCCTGGCTATTCCATTTCCCTGGTGACTGCTACCTCGGAGGGGCTGGTCAGGCTTGACATGGGAACAAGCTACGGGCCTTGACTCAATCTGACACCTGGCCAGGGCAagggattgggggtggggggggcgggtaGCATCTGAAACTGTGCAGATTACATCCATCACACACTCTCCCTGTTGAGTACAAACTGACCAGGGAGGGCACAGCCATGAAAAACCTCAATAAAGAAACCTTTGCTTCCTCTGGGTTCGGGGTCACTTTTGATTCTGTAGGCGAACCTATGCGATTTTGTCACCACCGGGACCCATGGAGAGTGAGGAGATGCCGGTTTCGGTGTGAAGGGAGGGCCTGCATGGAAGTTGATGTTACTGGCTGACTTCTGTGTGACTTCCTGGCAGttgcctctgtttgtttttcctctgcagcGATGTGAATAATCGAGCTGCTGGGGCAGCTGATTGCTGCACGGAGCTTAATTACAGCCACTGAAAAGCTGACGTCACCCCCATGTGCTGCATGGCTCAGtcaaccagagagagagggagaaagggagagagagggagagagggggggggggatgagtgAGAGCGTTAGGAGAGCaagggagtgaaagagggacagggaaagggtgagagaaaggggcagaaagagggagagagggagagaaagagagggagacagagggagagagggagagaaagggaaggaaggagacaaagagacagagagacggagacagagggagagaaggttagagagagagaaggaaagcagaacagagggagagagaaagagcgatagagggagacagagagagaaagggaaagaagagggaggagagagaaaaaagatagagagggaaggtggggagaaggagagagacagaaagagggggcTAGGTGGAAGAGCTGGCGATCTTATCCCGTGAGTGCGACAGAGCACGGAGATACTAAGAAGCCTGTCACTCTTACAGCTGTGTTATAATGGCCTCAGGCAATCaagctggacagagagagagagtaggcaCTGAAGTACCATGCATTGAATGGAAAACTCTCCCATCATAAAAATGTCACCTTGGCATCTGTTATCAATGGTAACACAGACAACAATTCCCctctttttacattattggcatttttgaTTTGCATGTTAATCAAGAGATTCACAAAAGGGCATCGGCACAGTATTATGATGAAAAAGCACACCTGTTCCTTTCTGGTTTTGAGTAAATTATCTGGCTCATATTATAAGTAATGAGAAAACAGAGCAATGAGTAAATgatcatatttatatattcaagATGATGACCTGTGCAGCAAGTACCAAGCAGAACACCATACACATCACCCAAGCAAAACCCaaggattcattcatttctgttacaGATGGATGGCATAAAGGCAGAAAGCCTTAAGCCTGATTTATGCTTCTGTGTCGAATCGACGGCGTACCCCCACAGAGCCCTCTGCGTCGCCGCGTACCCCTCCGCCGCTGCCTGACGTGCACCtccaaaaaattgtaacttcGCGTCGAGGCGACGCAGACCGCAAGGGCTGTGATTGGCCCGCTCAGTACGTCATTTTCGGTATTTAGCTTTTCCGGTTTCTCCCTGCCGCTATACcgccatttttaaagtgcttgtATTGGAACACTCTTTCCCTTTCAGTTGCCATTGTTCACTGTGAGCGGAAAAAACGAGGCGGGAAGCTAAACAATCAACGAGTTTCGGGATTGACCCTTCAGAAACCACACATCTCCTAGCGTTATGGCGGTGAATTGCACAGCGACGCAGAGCAACGCATTCAACCCCGACGCAGAACTTCGAAAGGTTCGCGACGGCGTCGAAGCGAAGGCGGGGGTACGACGCAGAAGCACAAACCAAGCTTAACGCAAGCACAAGTAGTTTTGGAGACgatgttatatgttatatctGACCAGTGTGAGGACTCTGACAGAGAATGCCATCAGAAAGTGACTGCTGGTATCCACAGCTGCCATAGcagaagaaagggaagaaaggaacgcaagaaaagggagaaataaCTGGAACAATAGTTACATCATTGAAAGTACTCAGTGTTATTTAAAGTCAGCCTCAACGGATGTAACAATGTTCTCGTATTTTTTGCTTCCACAATGGTTCTGTTCCTGCAATGCACCAGAACACTCGGGAGTTCTTTTTTACGCATCACCGAAGCTTGAAAGTgatgcaaaataatttatttttaggtAGGTCGATACTACAGAGTTTTATGCACACGTTTTAATTTGTTCAGCACTGGACAGCACTCTGCCCTTTACAGTGTGCCATAATGTCCCATTGTTAAAGCGGGTGGAGCTTATTCTGTCTGGGCAACGATCCCTTTCCAGGGTGCTGAAAAAGGCACAAACTTGCACTCGGGAGATTTAAAGCTGCGAGCCTCTGACTTACACGTTTCACCATTTTCTCAGACCTCTCTTTTATTCCGGCAGGCACTATTTATATGAGGCAATGTGGATTCAATTTCACGACACTTCTAGCTGGTAAATGAAACCCCCACTGAAACCAGTAAGAGTATTACTCTGAAGGCAAAAGCGTGCACTAAAGCGTTGCCTCGCAATGCACAAAGGACTGGAAAGACGCCCTTGGTGGAATGGGTGGGCTGTCTGTGCGCCGCTCTTTCTGTTGACCCAGAATGAGTGGTTGGTTTAAACCTCTAAAGATAGCCCCTCAAGCAGTGGCTCAAATTTCCCAGCTTTACAAAATTAAGTTAAGTACTACAGACATGGGGTTAAACAGCATGTGTTTCGAACTCTCTGCCTCCTTAGAGGTTTTCTGTCAACTCCTTTGATGCAGCTGTGTTCCTCTTAGCTGAAAAACTGGATAACAAAATCAACTCCTCAATAAATCCAGGCACATAAAGCAAGCCGATTTCATTGTATAGCCTTATTGGGGAAAACACTGAGAACTCAATCATAATTTACATCAGGATTAGTCAAACTAGACCCCAGATGGCCTCAGGATCTGCAGGTATCTGTGCCAGCCAGACAATGAAACAGCTGATGCAACTACATGTTCTTTCTATTGAGCCAGTTTAGCGTACGCGCACACGCTTCCCACCACCCTTGTGACACGGTCAGTAACTTTGCAGAGAGATggaaagccagctctgtggTGGCCCTCCAGGGTCAGTTTTACCATGTCAACCATTTCAGCCATGTTCCCAATCTGAAGATTCTGGGGCACGTCCAGCAGACGGATCAAATGTTCCATAACGGAACCCAAATTACTTCACGCCCGGAGCAATTGCTCTCCCTAAGCGCTGAGTGACAGGCAGCTGATCTGGGacaggaggggggtgggagtcTGGAATTGCTTAGTGACAGGTGACGGCGGCGGAACGACCCGGCAGTACCGAGCgggagggctgggggtgggggggacactGGGGACACCGGAGGACTTACCGATTTTCATCTGGAGCGGGGAGGGCTTGTAGTTCATGGCCACCGACTCCCCCTCCCTTGTGTCCGAGTCCCCTTCCGAGGTGGAGGACGCTGCCGGGTCCTGGAGTGACAaagtgacagaaagaaaaaaaaaaaaaaaaacaataaaggaGGTCAATCcgaagaagaggagaaaagggTAGCAAAGATATGAACTGAGGATGAGGGAGATGcttctgaaaacagaacaagaacagCTTGCCTGCTCAGGCACCTCTCTGGTGGGTAAATCGATCAATATGTAAGCACTGCAGTAGGTTCCGCTCTCCTGTATTATGGCAATTCATGACAATaatgggtgggtgtgtgtgtgtgtgtgtgtgtgtgtgtgtgtgtgtgtgtgtgtgggggggggggggggtgggtatCCTGCCAGGAGCATCTAATGTGCTGAACACAATAACTCTCAcattgtcactgtgtgtgtgtgtgtgtattataaatcctccatctctctctttctgtgaatGTTTTAGTGCAAGCAGGGATGTGTGCATCCTACCGAGGCAACCTATAAAAACAGCTCTTTGGGGACCTCTTCCCTTTGCCGTGCTCTGAGAttcctgtttctgcagtgcGAGGGTACATGTGCAGTCTACTGCTAAGCTCAAACTGGGGAAAGAAACAGTCTGACTCAGCACTCTAGCCCTGAGCCCCCAAGACAACACACTTTAATACTCTTGCATTAGTTGAAATACGACACATTTTGGCTACGGACTGAATCAGACCTGGGGGaatctgaaagaaaacacacacacacacacacacacacacacaaacacacacacacacacacacacacagcttttttcctcctttaaaAATGGAATCCGTGCTCTGCAGGAGGAATATAAGATCAATAAGTTTTTCCATCCTCCATGCCCTCTCTTAATTTGATGTTATGCTTTACAATGGCAGCAAACAGGCTATCATAAAGCGTTACATTTTTATGGGATTTATTCAATCGCTGACTCCAAAAGAGCACACCATCATGCTATGCTCACTGGCTACAC belongs to Megalops cyprinoides isolate fMegCyp1 chromosome 5, fMegCyp1.pri, whole genome shotgun sequence and includes:
- the fam219aa gene encoding protein FAM219A isoform X2, with amino-acid sequence MMEEIDRFQVPTVHSEMQPLDPAASSTSEGDSDTREGESVAMNYKPSPLQMKIEKQRELARKGSVKNGNVGSPVNQQPKKNNVMARTRLVVPNKGYSSLDQSPDEKPLVALDTDSDDDFDMSRYSSSGYSSAEQINQDLNIQLLKDGYRLDEIPDDEDLDLIPPKSVNPTCMCCQATSSTACQIQ